The Mobula birostris isolate sMobBir1 chromosome 6, sMobBir1.hap1, whole genome shotgun sequence genome has a window encoding:
- the LOC140199168 gene encoding lysophosphatidic acid receptor 6-like, with amino-acid sequence MAAANSNNASTHCKPDDSFKYTLYSSVFIMVFIVGLISNCVALYVLRCSLKLRNETITYMTNLAVSDLLFVFTLPFRIFYYATRDWPFGDLLCKVSGTLFLTNMYGSILFLTCISADRFLAIVHPFKSRMLRTRRNAIIVCTAVWLTVLGGSVPATFLRTTSEKANQTKTCFENFSNETWKNFLSKIVIFIEIVGFIIPLLLNLFCFSMVLRTLSQPVTLSRSKFNKKKVLQMIVVHFLTFICCFVPYNITLVMYSLVRTGAVRNCSVVTTVKTMYPITLCFAVSNCCFDPIVYYFTSETFQNSIKRKSKSLRFESDFETLHTVGFLTNNQRTSKSKTLSSDSTV; translated from the coding sequence ATGGCAGCCGCCAACAGCAACAACGCCAGCACCCATTGTAAGCCCGATGATTCCTTTAAGTACACATTGTACAGCAGCGTATTCATAATGGTATTCATCGTCGGCCTCATATCAAACTGTGTCGCCTTGTATGTTTTGAGGTGTTCCTTAAAATTAAGAAACGAAACTATAACATACATGACAAACCTTGCCGTGTCAGACCTGCTGTTTGTCTTCACGCTGCCGTTTCGGATTTTCTACTATGCGACCAGGGACTGGCCCTTTGGGGATTTGTTGTGCAAGGTTTCGGGGACGCTGTTTCTCACAAACATGTACGGCAGCATCCTCTTCCTGACCTGTATCAGCGCCGATCGATTTCTGGCTATCGTTCACCCTTTTAAATCGAGAATGCTGAGGACAAGGAGAAATGCGATCATCGTGTGCACTGCCGTGTGGCTGACCGTGCTGGGAGGAAGTGTGCCGGCGACTTTCTTGCGAACTACCAGCGAGAAGGCCAATCAGACGAAAACCTGCTTTGAAAATTTTTCCAACGAGACCTGGAAGAATTTCTTGTCAAAGATTGTAATATTCATCGAGATAGTCGGTTTTATAATCCCGTTGCTGTTAAACCTGTTCTGCTTTTCAATGGTGTTGAGAACTTTAAGCCAGCCCGTTACTCTTTCCCGCAGTAAATTTAACAAGAAGAAAGTGCTCCAGATGATTGTTGTTCATTTCCTCACTTTTATCTGTTGCTTTGTGCCATACAATATAACCCTAGTAATGTATTCACTGGTGAGGACTGGAGCAGTGAGAAATTGCTCGGTGGTAACTACAGTCAAAACAATGTACCCCATCACATTATGCTTTGCTGTGTCTAACTGCTGCTTTGACCCTATTGTTTATTACTTCACTTCAGAAACGTTCCAGAATTCAATCAAGAGGAAGTCGAAGTCGCTAAGGTTTGAATCGGATTTTGAGACCTTGCACACTGTGGGCTTCCTCACAAATAATCAGCGGACATCAAAATCTAAAACGCTCAGTTCAGATTCAACTGTTTAG